From Lysinibacillus sp. SGAir0095, the proteins below share one genomic window:
- the queD gene encoding 6-carboxytetrahydropterin synthase QueD yields the protein MGDFRIVDKLQKIDVDIQRSQLKYHSKRVLVSKEFTFDAAHHLHNYEGKCKNLHGHTYRAVLGISGYTDERGLVIDFSDIKEIWKQKIEIDLDHRYLNETLPLMNTTAENIVVWIYEKLQEALVEEQNSTELRVEFVRLYETPTSYAEVRREWMDCE from the coding sequence ATGGGTGATTTCAGAATTGTCGATAAGCTCCAAAAAATTGATGTAGATATACAGAGAAGCCAATTAAAGTATCATTCTAAGCGTGTTCTCGTGAGCAAAGAATTTACCTTTGATGCAGCACATCATTTACATAACTATGAAGGTAAATGTAAAAATCTGCACGGCCATACGTATCGAGCCGTATTAGGGATTAGTGGCTATACAGATGAACGAGGATTAGTAATTGATTTCAGTGATATAAAAGAAATTTGGAAACAGAAAATTGAGATTGATTTGGACCATCGTTATTTAAATGAAACACTGCCATTAATGAACACAACAGCTGAAAATATTGTTGTTTGGATATATGAAAAGCTGCAAGAAGCACTTGTTGAAGAACAGAATTCCACTGAACTGCGTGTAGAATTTGTTCGACTATATGAAAC